The genomic segment GGCTCGCTGGCCGAGTTCGTGGCGGCACGCGGCCTGCAGATGCAGATCGGCGTGAATATCGGTATCGCCATCTATCCGCGCGATGCCAACACATCCGAGTCGCTGATGCAGGCGGCCCGCGTGAGCCTGAGCGAGGCCCGCGAAAGCGGCTCCAACCAGGTGCGCCTGTTCAACAGCGCGGCCGGCGAAAGAGCGCGCCGCACCCGCGTGATCCGGCGCGACCTCTGGACAGCGATCCAGGACGACGTGCTGTCGCTGCAGTTCCAGCCCAAGTTCGATGCCCGGCGGCGCATCCTGGTCGGCGCCGAGGCGCTTTGCCGCTGGCGCCACCCGGCGCTGGGCCAGGTCAGCCCGGCCGAGTTCATTGCCGTGGCCGAGCAGTCGAGCCAGATCGACAAGCTGGACGACTGGGTCATCGCGAGCGTATGCCGGTATGTGCGGCAGTGGCAGGACGCCGGGCTGCCGCTGGTGCCGGTGGCCATCAATGTATCGGGCCTGCGCTTTGCCAGCCGCAACTTTCCGCAATACCTGCTCGAGCAGATTCACCAGCACGACATCCCTCCCTCGGCGATCACGCTCGAAATTACCGAGACCGCGGCCATGAAGGACATCGGCAAGTCCCTCGAAACGCTGGCCGAGCTGCAATCGCTCGGCATCCAGGTGGCGCTGGATGACTTCGGCAGCGGCTATTCCAGCCTTGGCTACCTGAAGCGGCTGCGCGTGGGCACGCTGAAGATCGACCGGACGCTGATCGGTGGCCTCGATGCCGACACGCAGGGCCGCGCCATCGTCGGTTCCATGGTGGCATTGGCCCACGAACTGCGCATGAAAGTGGTGGCCGAAGGCGTGGAGTCATTGTCGCAGCTCGACATCCTCAACGAGATGGGCTGCGACGAGGTGCAGGGCTTCCTGCTGTCGCTGCCGCTGGACGCGGCGGGATTCGGCGAGGCGCTCGAACAGAAGGCCGCAGCCAAGGAAGTGCTCGCGGTACGGTGAGGCGCGGCGCTGCACCGGCTGCCTTCTTTTTTGGTTCTTCGCCGGAATGCGTGGAATGGGGGATGATGGGGTTGTCGCTCTTGGCATGCGCCGCTGTCTTGCCGGCGTCGCCGGCGAAACAGCGGCGCCCGCCAAGCACGACAACCCCATCCCCACCCATTCCACGCAATCCGACGAAGGCCCCCTTTCTTCTCAAGCCCGCACGCCAGCCTGCCGATAACCACATCGGCAGGCTGCCATCGCCGGGATGGCGATCGATAGCAGTCCGCGCCGGCCTGTCCGCCGCCGGTTGCGCCATGCCCCTGTCGGATCCAGCCGCCATGCGCTTTCGGAGTCGCCATGCCTCCCAGGTCAGTCCCCAGCATCCTCGTCGTCGACGATTCGCCGTCCCTGCGCCGCATGATTGCTGCATGCCTGCGCGCCGGCGGCTATGAGGTGACCGAGGCTGCCGATGGCGACCAGGCGCAGGCGCTGGCCATGGAGGCCAGCTTCGACATGCTGCTGACCGACCAGATCATGCCGGGCATGGACGGATTAACGCTGATCCGCAACCTGCGCGCCACCGAGCGCTATGCGGGTATTCCCATCCTGATGCTGACTACCGAAGCCGACGAGCGCATCCGCGTGCAGGCACGCGACGCCGGGGCTTCCGGCTTCCTGCCCAAGCCGTTCGATCCCGAGCAGCTGATGGCCGCGGTGGCTGCGCTGGGCAGCTGAATGGCAATCCCCTACTAACGAAGGGGGCGGATTGTCTCGCGTAGCCCTTCAGGCTCTCGCCGGGCTGCCGTAAATAACGGGGGACAAAGTGAAAGTCCCCGTGCCGCTGCCGCCTGCATGCTGTCGGCGGGCACGAGTAACCAGCAGCCAAGCGGGGGGCAAGCAAGGATGAAGCATATCGACAAGGTGGAAGGCGCCGGCGAAGAATTCCTGACATTCACGCTCGGCCGCGAGGAATACGGCGTAGACATCCTGAAGGTCCAGGAGATCCGTGGCTACGAGTCCGTCACGCAGATTGCCAATGCGCCCGACTACATCAAGGGCGTGATCAACCTGCGCGGCAAGATCGTGCCGATCATCGACCTGCGCATCAAGTTCCGCCAGGACAAGGTCAGCTACGACCAGTACACCGTCGTGATCATCGTCGACCTCAGCGATCGCACGACCGGCATCGTAGTCGACGGCGTGTCCGACGTGCTGACGCTCTCCCCCGACCAGATCAGGCCCACGCCGCATTTCACGAGCGAGCTTGCGACCGACTATATCCGCGGGCTGGGCTCGGTCGACCAGCGCATGCTGATCCTGGTGAACATCGAGAAGCTCCTCAACACGGAAGAGCTCGCCGCGCTCGAAACGCTGTCCTGAGCAAGCCCCGAAGTCTTGCTTGCACCGGCCGCGGGCGCCTGGCCCGCCAGGCCCGGCCAGCGTTACCGGCACCCACCCGGTGCAGTCGCCCCCAAACCGCTTTGAGTTATGCCGCAGTCGCGGCAGTAGTGCCCGAAGCAAGCCGTTATTGTCATTCATGCGAAACAACCAACCCGTCACGCAAAACGAATACAAGCTTTCTCCCGACGATTACCTGATTTCGCGTACCGACCTGAAGGGCCGTATCACCTTTGCCAACCGCACGTTCGTCGAGGCGAGCGGCTTCAGCGCGCAGGAACTGATGGGCGCGCCGCACAACCTGGTACGACATCCCGACATGCCGCCGGAGGCGTTTGCCGACCTCTGGCAGAACATCCAGGCCGGCCGCTCGTGGGTGGGCGTGGTCAAGAACCGGCGCAAGAATGGCGATTACTACTGGGTCAGTGCGACGGTAACGCCAACCCATGTCGATGGCCGGCTGATGGGCTACACCTCGGTGCGCTCGATGGCGACGCCCGAGCAGATCAAGGCCGCGAGCGCCGCCTATGCAAGCTTTCGCGAAGGGCGCGCGCACGGCCTGGCCATTCGCGAGGGCGCCGTGGTGCGCACCGGCCTGGCCGGCCTTTTCGGCCGCCTCACGCGCCTGAACCTGCGCCGGCGCATCCTGTGGTCGCAGGCCGGCGGCCTGGTCTGGTTCCTGGCCGCGCTGCTGGCTGCCGAGGCTTTTGGCGGCGCCGCCGTCGCATCCGTGCGCCCATGGCTGTGGGGCGGCTTCGCACTGGCCGTGGCCACTGCCTTTGTCACCGGCACGATGCTGCTGTCGCGCGTGCATCGTCCTGTGAGCGAGATGCTCGATTTTGCGCTGCGCATGGGCGCGGGCGACCTCACGACCAGTTTCGAACACCGCGCGGGCGACGAGGTCGGCGCGCTCGCGCAGGCCATGCAGACCATGCAGCGCAGCCTGCTGTCGGTCGTGCACGAGATCCAGGAAGGCATGGCCAGTATTTCGACAGCGACCCGTCAGGTGGCCGCGGGCAACAACGACCTGTCGCAGCGCACGGAGCAGCAGGCGGCATCGCTGGAAGAAACGGCGTCGAGCATGGAAGAGCTGACCAGCACCGTGCGCCAGAACGCGGACAACGCGCGGCAGGCGAGCGGCCTGGCGGCGAACGCATCGGAGACGGCGGTGCGCGGCGGCGAGGTGGTCGGGCGCGTGGTGCACACGATGGAAGAGATCAACGAAGCGTCGCGCAAGATCGTCGACATCATCGGCGTGATCGAAGGCATTGCGTTCCAGACCAACATCCTGGCGCTGAACGCGGCGGTGGAAGCCGCGCGGGCAGGCGAGCAGGGCCGCGGCTTTGCGGTGGTGGCGGGCGAGGTGCGCAGCCTGGCGCAGCGCAGCGCGAACGCGGCCAAGGAGATCAAGGGCCTGATCGGCGACACGGTGGCGCGCGTGGACAACGGCACGGCGCTGGTGGGCCAGGCCGGGACGACGATGGACGAGATCGTGCAGGCAGTGAAGCGCGTGACGGACATCATGGGCGAGATCAGCGCGGCGTCGGCGGAGCAGAGCTCGGGCATCGAGCAGGTGAACCAGGCGGTAGCGCAGATGGACGAGGTGACGCAGCAGAACGCGGCACTGGTGGAACAGGCCGCGGCCGCGGCCGGCGCGCTCGAAGAGCAGGCCGGGCGCCTGCGCGACGCTGTGGCTACGTTCCGCGTCAGCATGCAGGCAGAGGTGCGTCCGCAACGGCCGCGGCGCACCGACAAAGCGCAGGCGCCCAACCTGGCGCAGGCGTGAGATTGGCAGGACGCCCTGGCCGTGGCGGATCGCGCGCCGACGGGACGGGACGTACCCGGATCATTTCATATAAGGGGGTTCTATGCATTGGTTCAATCAGCTACGGGTGACGACCAGGTTGGTAGGGGGATTCTTGGCGGTTTCCGTGATCGGTGCCGTCATGGGCCTGCTTGGTGTTATCAATATGGGCCGCATGGCCGAGTGGACCGACAAGATCTACAACAACGACCTCCAGGCGTTGAAGGCGGTGCAGGATGCCAATATCAACCTGGTCTACGCCAGCCGTGCGCAGATCGCGCTGCTGTCGGCCTCTACCATGGGCGAGCGCTCTATGGAGAAGGAGCAGATCGTCAAGTCGCTTGGTCTGATGGACGAGCGAATCAAGCAAGTGGCCAGTAGTGTCACGCTGTCCAAAGGCAAGGCACTGCTCCAACAGTACGAAGCGCTGTCGCCCGCTTTCCACCAACGCATGAGCAAGTACGTGGAACTGGTCAGCAAGCAGCCGCTCGATACCTCGCAGTTCGAAAGCACCGTGTTCTCCGAAAGCGCCGAACTGCTCAAGGACAGCCGCGCGCTGGAAGACATCATGGCGCAGATGGTCAAGCGTCGGGATGAGCGCGCTCGCGGCAATATGGAGGAAGCGCACAGCGTCTACGCGAGCACTCGCCTCTGGATGCTGGCCCTGGTGCTGGGCGGGCTGGCCGTGTCGGTGGTATTCGGGCTGTTTCTTGCGCGCGCGCTGTCGCGCCAGCTTGGCGGCGAACCGGGCTATGCCGTGGATATTGCCAAGCGCATTGCCGACGGCGACTTCTCGGCCGAGGTGAAGACGCGTGCCGGTGACCGCGACAGCCTGGTCCATGCGATGAAGCAGATGCAGCAGCAGCTCTCGGGCATGGTGCGGGACTTCAAGGAGTCGGCCGAATCCATCGCAACGGCCTCGCGCGAGATCGCCGCGGGCAACAACGACCTGTCGCAGCGCACGGAGCAGCAGGCGGCATCGCTGGAAGAAACGGCGTCGAGCATGGAGGAGCTGACCAGCACCGTGCGCCAGAACGCGGACAACGCGCGGCAGGCGAGCGGCCTGGCGGCGAACGCATCGGAGACGGCGGTGCGCGGCGGCGAGGTGGTCGGGCGCGTGGTGCACACGATGGAAGAGATCAACGAAGCGTCGCGCAAGATCGTCGACATCATCGGCGTGATCGAAGGCATTGCGTTCCAGACCAACATCCTGGCGCTGAACGCGGCGGTGGAAGCCGCGCGGGCAGGCGAGCAGGGCCGCGGCTTTGCGGTGGTGGCGGGCGAGGTGCGCAGCCTGGCGCAGCGCAGCGCGAACGCGGCCAAGGAGATCAAGGGCCTGATCGGCGACACGGTGGCGCGCGTGGACAACGGCACGGCGCTGGTGGGCCAGGCCGGGACGACGATGGACGAGATCGTGCAGGCAGTGAAGCGCGTGACGGACATCATGGGCGAGATCAGCGCGGCGTCGGCGGAGCAGAGCTCGGGCATCGAGCAGGTGAACCAGGCGGTAGCGCAGATGGATGAGGTGACGCAGCAGAACGCGGCACTGGTGGAGCAGGCCGCGGCAGCCGCGGGCTCGCTCCAGGACCAGGCCGGCCGCTTGCAGACGGTGGTTGCCACATTCCGCCTGGCGGCGGACGGTACGCCCGCTGCGGCCCGCCTGGAGCAGGCGTCTGCGGTCCGGACGGCAGTCCGGCCGTCCGGCAAGGCCCGGCCGCAACCAGCGCGCAAGATTGCCTCTGGCAAGGAGGGCGCGGCAGCCGCTGCGACGGCACACGATGCCGCCAGTGAGCCGATGACCCAGCCGGCCGCAGCTGTCCACGCGGCACCGCGCCCGGCCGTGCTTGCCGCCGCGGATAACGGAGACTGGAGCGCATTCTGAGCCCCGGCGGGCGGCAATCCGTTGCAACGGATTGCCGCCCGTCTTCGCCTTCAAAGCCATGAAAACCAATATCACCCTGGCCTTGTCGCCAGACGACATGGCCAGGCTGCGCAGGGATTACGACGACTTTGTCAGCCTGTCGACCGGTTTTGACAAAGACTTCCTGCCGCCTGAGTTCAATGACTTCCTGCGGGCGCGGCTGATCCAGCACGATGGTCCGTTGACCGAGCGTGCGGTCATGCGCTTGCTGGCCAGCGGCGAGTATGGCTGGGCGCGCAAGGTGTTCGACAAGCAGCTGCCCAATGCCCTCTCGTCGCTGATGCGTGATGCGCGGCGTTTTGGCTTTGGCCTGGCCGTCCAGTCGGACTGGACACCGCAACAGCGGTACGAACATGCGCGGGAATGGGCCGCGCAGGTGCTGGCCGAATGCGGTGCCGATGCAGCATTTACCGATGCGCTTGCTTCCCAGGTTGCCGCTTCGGCAGAAGACGTCAAAGTGCTGGAGGAGCGCATGCGCACGCCGGCATGGGTGCTGGCGGAAAGCCTGAGGCAGCGCGCCTATGACCTGATGTACGCGTTGCAGACTGAGGAAAACGAGACACTGGGGCGTTCGCGCGTCGGAGAGTTGCGGGCCACGCTGACGCTGGCCCTGCAGTATGGGTCGATCCAGCTCGATGAAGCCAACCGCGTACTCGAACAGGCTGCGCGCGCGCGACCTCATCTGTTCCAGGAGACGCCCGACGATGTCTTTGCGCGGCTTGCCGCGTGGCTGCGGAGATTATTCAGTTCGCCGCATTCCAGTTCGTCAATAGTGGAATCCCGCTAGACGACGCGCTGTCAGCGAATGCAATGACTTAACCGTTGCAGTGTTGTGTTACATCAAATGTTGCAAGGCCGATTTGTTACAAAATTCGGTCAGCCATGTATCTTTCGTGCGACATTGGGGTTTCCCCCGCGTAAGTAGGGATTGGCATTGCGGGCGGATTGCCGATATAAACGTAACAGTTTCACTTACACTCTGTAACATTTGTAACGAATTGGTGCCGAGCAGTGAGTGCAATCGGGCTGAAGTTCCTTTTGTCGTACGTAGTACCCGTCTGATACGCATGTAAACGATCTGGTCGCCGGCAGCCCCCTACAGGGACGCCGGTAAGCGCCGGACAAGCGCAAGGCGGGTTTTTGGTAGCGGGGAAAAATTGGAAAGCAGTGAAGTTCTCCAGGAGATCAGGGAGGTCAACCTCGCCTATCTGCTGCTCGCGCAACGCCTGGTGCGGGAAAACCAGGTCGAAGCCATGTTCAGGCTTGGTGTCAGCAAGGAAATCGCGGACATTCTCGCCAAGCTGACGTCGGCGCAACTTGTGAAGCTCGCGGCATCGAACATGGTGCTGTGCAGGTTCCGCTTTGACGACCATGCGCTCCTGTCCACACTCACCCACACGGCCAAGAGCCACGATATGCAGCAGATGCACGCTGCGATCCTGCTTGCCCGTCAGCCTGTGGAGTCGCTCAATTGACCGCGCTCCTGCAGGCCCCTGCGGCGCGCAGCATTGCCTGCGCGCCCGTCCCCAGCCGCAAGAGCGTACTTCAGGATGCCAACCAGACCCAGCTCGCCATCGAGCTGATCGGCCTGGGTGCGCGCCTGCAAGTGCTTGAGGCCGAGACCACGCTCTCGCGCGACCGGCTGATCCGCCTCTACAAGGAGCTGCGCGGCGTTTCACCGCCCAAGGGCATGCTCCCGTTCTCGACAGACTGGTTCACGACCTGGCTGCCGAATATCCACTCGTCGTTGTTCTTCTCGGCGTACCAGTTCATGGTGCAGGAAGGCGAGACCGTGGGTATTCGCGCCGTGGTGGCCGCGTACCGGCTGTATCTCGAGCATGTTTCGCTGCTCGGCGGCGAAATAGTCTTAAGTTTCACCCGTGCCTGGACGTTAGTACGGTTTTTCGAGAGCAATATGCTGCAGCTTTCCAGTTGCACGTGTTGCGGCGGAAAGTTCGTCACGCACGCCTATGAGCCGCACGCGAACTTCGTGTGCAGCCTGTGCCGTCCGCCATCGCGTGCCGGGAAGGTGAAGAAGCCCTCGAAGAACGCCGCCGCCTTGCAGACCGAAGCCTGATCCTGGTTGAGGTCCGCCTGGCTGGCAAGCTGCGCAGCACCGGCGGACCGGATCTCCAGTCCGCCCGTGCAACGGGCAATCGTGCGTGACTGACGCGCTTTTTTGACGGGGATCCGATCGTGCTAGTAGTTCTTGGCTATATCGTCGTGGTTGCGGCGGTGCTTGGCGGTTATGCCATGACCGGCGGCCACATGGGCGCGCTGTATCAACCGGCGGAGCTTCTGATCATCGGTGGCGCGGCCATCGGTGCATTCATCGCCACCAACACCACCAAGGCCCTCAAGGCAACGCTCAAGGCGCTGCCTGGCCTGTTCAAGAGTTCCAAGTACAAGAAGGAACTGTACCTGGACGTCATGTCGCTGCTGTACGTGCTGCTGTCCAAGGCGCGTCGCGAAGGCATCCTGTTCCTCGAGAAGGAAATCGCCGACCCGGCTGCGAGCAGCGTGTTCAGCCAGTACCCGCGCATCCTGTCCGATCCCGTCGTGATGGAGTTCCTGACGGATTACCTGCGCATGATGGTCAACGGCAACATGAATGCGTTCGAGATCGAGGCCCTGATGGACCACGAGATCGAAACCTTCCGCCACGAGGCCGAGATTCCCGCTCATGCGCTGTCGCGCGTCGGCGACGCGCTGCCGGCCTTCGGCATCGTGGCGGCGGTGATGGGCGTGGTGCACGCGCTGGCTTCGGCGGATCTGCCGCCGGCCGAACTCGGCGCGCTGATCGCCCACGCCATGGTCGGTACGTTCCTGGGTATCTTGCTGGCCTACGGCTTCGTTTCGCCGCTGGCATCGCGCATCGAACTGCAGGTGTCGGAGAACGTCAAGGTCTACGAGTGCATCAAGGTCGTCCTGCTGGCTTCGCTCAATGGCTACGCGCCGCTGGTTGCCGTTGAGTTCGGCCGCAAGGTGCTGTACTCCACGGTGCGGCCGTCGTTCCTGGAGCTGGACGACCACGTCCGCGAAGTCAAGAGCCTGAGCTGATCCTGCCGAGCCAACGTCATGAGCAGCGCAAACGATATGCGTCCTATCATCGTCCGCAGGGCGAAGTCGCACGCCAGGCCACATGGCAACCACAGCTGGAAGATTGCCTACGCCGACTTCATGACGGCGATGATGGCGCTCTTCCTTGTGCTGTGGCTGCTGTCCAGTGCCAACAAGAAGACCCTCGAAGGGATTGCCGAATACTTCCGCATGCCGTTGAAGGTGGCGGTTGTCGGCGGTGAGAAAAGCAGCCAGTCGCCCAGCGTGATTCCGGGCGGCGGCCTGGACGTGATGCGCAAGGACGGCGAAGTCGCGCGTGCGCACGACAACGACCCGTCCGCCGAGCAGCGCCGCAACGAGTTCCAGGAGGCGCAGCGCCTGCGCGCGTTGAAGCACCGGCTCGAGGAGATCATCGAGAACAACCCGATGCTCAAGCAGTTCCGCCCGCAACTGCTGCTCGACATCACCAGCGAAGGGCTGCGCATCCAGATCCTCGATACGCAGAACCGCCCGATGTTCCGTACCGGCCGCGCAGAGGTGGAGCCGTATATGCGCGCCATCCTGCGCGAGATCGGTCCTGTGCTCAACGAACTGCCCAACAAGGTCAGCCTTTCCGGCCATACGGATGCCGCCAACTATTCCAACGGCGAGCGCACCTACAGCAACTGGGAACTGTCCAGCGATCGTGCCAACGCCTCGCGCCGCGAGCTGGTTGCCGGTGGCATGCAGGAAGGCAAGGTGCTGCGCGTGCTGGGGCTGGCGGCCACCATGCCGCTGGACAAGAGCGACCTGCTGGCACCGGTGAACCGGCGAATCAGCATCGTGGTGCTGAACCAGAAGGCGCAGGCCAGGTTCGAGGCGGAGAACGCCAGCGCAGCGGAGGTCACGGTGCAGGCCCAGGCCGGCAAGGCCGCCAGCGCGATGCAGGAAGGGTTGGCCGCGTCCGCACCGGCGGCGCCGAAGGCAAAGATGGAATGATGCATCGCTGCCTTGCACGGCAGCGATGCTTAGCGCAGTAACCAAGTGAGTCAGGACGCCAATGTCTGTCGATATCGATATCACACAGTTTTACCAGACCTTCTTTGAAGAGGCGGAAGAACTGCTCGTTGAAATGGAGCAGTTGCTGCTCGGCCTGGACATCGAGTCGCCCGACCCGGAAGACCTCAACGCGATCTTCCGTGCCGCGCACTCGATCAAGGGCGGCGCGGCCACCTTCGGGTTCGCGGCGCTGACCGAAACCACGCATATCTTCGAGAACCTGCTGGACCGTACGCGCCGCCAGGAACTGGCATTGTCCAGGACCATCATCGACACCTTTCTGGAAACCAAGGACGTGTTGCAAGATCAGCTCAACGCCTACCGAAACGGTACCGAACCCGATCCGGAAACGCTGGCGCGCATCTGCGCCGTGCTGCAGCAGCTTGCCCAGGAGGCAAATGGCCAGGCCGCACCCGCACCGGCACCTGTCGCCGCGGCTGCACCCGTGGCGGCGCCCGCCGCTCCTGCTGCCGGCGGTGGCCTGAAGGTCCGGTTGATCAAGGTGTCCGCCGCCGACCAGGCGCTGCTGCGCGAAGAGCTTGCCAACCTCGGCGAGATCACCGGCCAGCAGGAAGAGAACGGCGAACTGGTGATCTGGCTCAACAGCCAGTGCGGCGCCGACGACATCATCGCGGTCTGCTGCTTCGTGATCGATGCCGACCAGATCGTGGTCGAGGCGGCCGGCGCATCGGCTGCGGCCGCCGAGCCGGCAGCGGCGCCCGCCGCGGCACCGACGCCGGCTCCGGCCGCACCGGCAGCCGCCGCGCCGGCCGCACCCGCGGCCAAGGAGAAGGAAAAGGCCAAACCGGCCGCCGCCGCCGCGCACAACCAGGAATCCGGTTCGATCCGCGTGCCGACCGAGAAGGTCGACCAGATCATCAACCTGGTGGGCGAACTGGTCATTACCCAGTCGATGCTGGCGCAGACCGCGTCCTCGCTCGACCCGGTGCTGTTCGACCGCCTGTTCTCCGGCATGGGCCAGCTCGAGCGCAATGCGCGCGACCTGCAGGAGGCCGTGATGTCCATCCGCATGATGCCGATGGACTATGTGTTCTCGCGCTTCCCGCGCCTGGTGCGCGACCTGGCCGGCAAGCTCGGCAAGCAGATCGACCTGGTGACGTTCGGCAAGGCGACCGAGCTCGACAAGAGCCTGATCGAACGCATCATCGACCCGCTGACCCACCTGGTGCGCAACAGCCTGGACCACGGCATCGAGACGCCGGACAAGCGCGTGGCCGCGGGCAAGAACCCGACC from the Cupriavidus sp. WKF15 genome contains:
- the cheA gene encoding chemotaxis protein CheA is translated as MSVDIDITQFYQTFFEEAEELLVEMEQLLLGLDIESPDPEDLNAIFRAAHSIKGGAATFGFAALTETTHIFENLLDRTRRQELALSRTIIDTFLETKDVLQDQLNAYRNGTEPDPETLARICAVLQQLAQEANGQAAPAPAPVAAAAPVAAPAAPAAGGGLKVRLIKVSAADQALLREELANLGEITGQQEENGELVIWLNSQCGADDIIAVCCFVIDADQIVVEAAGASAAAAEPAAAPAAAPTPAPAAPAAAAPAAPAAKEKEKAKPAAAAAHNQESGSIRVPTEKVDQIINLVGELVITQSMLAQTASSLDPVLFDRLFSGMGQLERNARDLQEAVMSIRMMPMDYVFSRFPRLVRDLAGKLGKQIDLVTFGKATELDKSLIERIIDPLTHLVRNSLDHGIETPDKRVAAGKNPTGQLILSAQHHGGNIVIEVSDDGGGLNRERILAKAIQNGLPVSENISDEEVWQLIFAPGFSTAEVVTDVSGRGVGMDVVKRNIQEMGGHVEISCRPGLGTTIRIVLPLTLAILDGMSVKVGEETFILPLNCVMESLQPKSEDIHTAANSDRVMHVRGEYLPLLEMHRVFNVADALQEPMQGIAVILQAEGKRFALLVDQLIGQHQVVLKNLETNYRKVPCISAATILGDGSVALIVDVGALQRTGVRRQEPALAQ